From a region of the Panicum virgatum strain AP13 chromosome 2K, P.virgatum_v5, whole genome shotgun sequence genome:
- the LOC120668513 gene encoding paramyosin-like, with translation MALPTSTSLQTRSWYADLFTDDRVKSLSQQVSALRDAVWELELKKTQLLREKGKLEKQLEETKAAAKEFATDKEEVERSLKGEIDKLRLEVLVVEEKHSKSEEAVEKLKLELAALAEVKEAAAKAFDAEKAKMVKESEDLKRRIGEIQASKDLVDGENDKLKSELLTAEQKYSLSEAEVERLKMELDTLAAAKEAAANAFDVEKADIMKELEDLKTKVEAIQASKDLMTAENDKLQLEILTAKEKLNIYEAEVQRLKKELSELEEAKEAVVKAFDAEKVEIMKESEDLKKQVEEIQASKDLVMDENDRLRLEVLTIEQKYSMFKAEVERLKMELNTLEEAEKVAAKAFDAEKAEIMKETEELKRKVEQIKASKDLAIDENDKLRSEVQTAVQKYSMSEAEVESLKTELDSLVGEKEAAAEAFDIEKAEIKKELEDLKIKVEEIQANKDLVMSENAKLRSEVLTAQEKHSVFEAEIESLKMELSALVEAKEAAAKAFDNEKAKIIKESEDLMRKVVESQAIKEAAEEAKRDKDAQVDKLRAELEGLHVSMSQLQASYNDLDTKSSHLNEEKNSVQKALDAEKAETAVMKSKIEALENYNTEKDGEIGKLKAALEEKMGKIDILSKDIELLHVTAAEEKRKKKCGIPANLSAKTCLSSCIPK, from the exons ATGGCGTTGCCGACCTCTACAAGCCTCCAGACCAGGTCGTGGTATGCAG ATCTCTTCACGGATGACAGGGTAAAGTCCCTATCACAACAAGTCTCGGCGCTTCGGGACGCGGTGTGGGAGTTGGAGCTCAAAAAGACCCAACTCCTCCGTGAGAAGGGTAAACTAGAGAAGCAATTGGAGGAGACCAAGGCGGCGGCTAAGGAGTTCGCAACCGAcaaggaggaggtggagaggagCTTGAAAGGTGAAATTGATAAGCTTCGGTTAGAGGTTTTGGTTGTAGAGGAAAAACATAGCAAGTCTGAAGAAGCGGTTGAGAAGCTCAAGTTGGAATTAGCGGCATTGGCGGAGGTAAAAGAGGCAGCTGCGAAGGCATTTGATGCTGAGAAGGCAAAAATGGTGAAGGAATCCGAGGATCTTAAGAGGAGGATAGGGGAAATCCAGGCAAGCAAGGATTTGGTGGATGGTGAAAATGACAAGCTTAAGTCAGAGCTTCTGACTGCAGAGCAAAAATATAGCTTGTCTGAAGCAGAGGTTGAGAGGCTCAAGATGGAATTGGATACATTGGCGGCAGCGAAGGAGGCAGCCGCCAACGCATTTGATGTTGAGAAGGCTGACATCATGAAGGAATTGGAGGACCTCAAAACAAAGGTGGAAGCAATCCAGGCCAGCAAGGATTTGATGACGGCTGAAAATGATAAGCTTCAGTTGGAGATTCTGACCGCAAAGGAGAAACTTAACATCTATGAAGCAGAGGTTCAAAGGCTCAAGAAGGAACTAAGTGAGCTAGAAGAGGCGAAGGAGGCGGTTGTCAAGGCATTTGATGCTGAGAAGGTAGAAATCATGAAGGAATCAGAGGACCTCAAAAAACAGGTCGAGGAAATCCAGGCCAGTAAGGATTTGGTAATGGATGAAAATGATAGGCTTCGGTTGGAAGTTCTGACCATAGAGCAAAAATATAGCATGTTCAAAGCAGAGGTTGAGAGGCTCAAGATGGAACTAAATACACTAGAAGAGGCAGAGAAGGTAGCTGCGAAGGCATTTGATGCTGAGAAAGCAGAAATCATGAAGGAAACAGAGGAGCTCAAGAGGAAGGTGGAGCAAATCAAGGCCAGCAAGGATTTGGCCATAGATGAAAATGATAAGCTTCGGTCGGAGGTTCAAACAGCAGTGCAGAAATATAGCATGTCTGAAGCAGAGGTTGAAAGCCTCAAGACTGAATTGGATTCACTAGTAGGGGAGAAGGAGGCAGCTGCTGAGGCATTTGATATTGAGAAGGCAGAAATCAAGAAAGAATTGGAGGACCTCAAGATAAAGGTGGAGGAAATCCAGGCCAACAAGGATTTGGTGATGAGTGAAAATGCTAAGCTTCGGTCAGAGGTTCTGACCGCACAAGAGAAGCATAGCGTGTTTGAAGCAGAAATTGAGAGCCTCAAGATGGAACTAAGTGCATTagtggaggcgaaggaggcagCTGCCAAGGCATTTGACAATGAGAAGGCAAAAATCATAAAGGAATCAGAAGACCTTATGAGAAAGGTGGTGGAAAGCCAGGCCATCAAGGAAGCAGCTGAGGAAGCAAAGCGCGACAAGGATGCTCAGGTTGATAAACTGAGGGCTGAGTTGGAGGGGCTTCATGTTTCTATGTCGCAACTGCAAGCATCCTATAACGATCTTGATACCAAAAGTTCACATTTGAATGAGGAGAAGAATTCGGTCCAGAAAGCACTGGATGCTGAAAAGGCTGAAACAGCCGTCATGAAGTCGAAAATTGAGGCACTTGAGAATTACAATACTGAAAAGGACGGTGAGATTGGCAAACTGAAAGCCGCATTGGAAGAAAAGATGGGGAAGATCGATATCCTCAGCAAGGACATTGAACTGCTACATGTCACAGCGGCTGAggagaaaaggaagaaaaagtgtGGCATTCCGGCTAATTTGTCAGCAAAGACATGCTTGTCATCATGTATCCCGAAATAA
- the LOC120668520 gene encoding paramyosin-like, giving the protein MALPTSTSLQTRSWYADLFTDDRVKSLSQQISALRDAVWELELKKTQLLREKGKLEKQLEETKAAAKEFATDKEEVERSLKGEIDKLRLEVLVVEEKHSKSEEAVEKLKLELAALAEVKEAAAKAFDAEKAKMVKESEDLKRRIGEIQASKDLVDGENDKLKSELLTAEQKYSLSEAEVERLKMELDTLAAAKEAAANAFDAEKADIMKELEDLKTKVEAIQASKDLMTAENDKHKLEILTAKEKLNIYEAEVQRLKKELSELAEAKEAVVKAFDAEKVEIMKESEDLKKQVEEIQASKDLVMDENDRLRLEVLTIEQKYSMFKAEVERLKMELNTLEEAEKVAAKAFDAEKAEIMKETEELKRKVEQIKASKDLAIDENDKLRSEVQTAVQKYSMSEAEVESLKTELDSLVGEKEAAAEAFDIEKAEIKKELEDLKIKVEEIQANKDLVMSENAKLRSEVLTAQEKHSVFEAEIESLKMELSALVEAKEAAAKAFDNEKAKIIKESEDLMRKVVESQAIKEAAEEAKRDKDAQVDKLRAELEGLHVSMSQLQASYNDLDTKSSHLNEEKNSVQKALDAEKAETAVMKSKIEALENYNTEKDGEIGKLKAALEEKMGKIDILSKDIELLHVTAAEEKRKKKCGIPANLSAKTCLSSCIPK; this is encoded by the exons ATGGCGTTGCCGACCTCTACAAGCCTCCAGACCAGGTCGTGGTATGCAG ATCTCTTCACGGATGACAGGGTAAAGTCCCTATCACAACAAATCTCGGCGCTTCGGGACGCGGTGTGGGAGTTGGAGCTCAAAAAGACCCAACTCCTCCGTGAGAAGGGTAAACTAGAGAAGCAATTGGAGGAGACCAAGGCGGCGGCTAAGGAGTTCGCAACCGAcaaggaggaggtggagaggagCTTGAAAGGTGAAATTGATAAGCTTCGGCTAGAGGTTTTGGTTGTAGAGGAAAAACATAGCAAGTCTGAAGAAGCGGTTGAGAAGCTCAAGTTGGAATTAGCGGCATTGGCGGAGGTAAAAGAGGCAGCTGCGAAGGCATTTGATGCTGAGAAGGCAAAAATGGTGAAGGAATCCGAGGATCTTAAGAGGAGGATAGGGGAAATCCAGGCAAGCAAGGATTTGGTGGATGGTGAAAATGACAAGCTTAAGTCAGAGCTTCTGACTGCAGAGCAAAAATATAGCTTGTCTGAAGCAGAGGTTGAGAGGCTCAAGATGGAATTGGATACATTGGCGGCAGCGAAGGAGGCAGCCGCCAACGCATTTGATGCTGAGAAGGCTGACATCATGAAGGAATTGGAGGACCTCAAAACAAAGGTGGAAGCAATCCAGGCCAGCAAGGATTTGATGACGGCTGAAAATGATAAGCATAAGTTGGAGATTCTGACCGCAAAGGAGAAACTTAACATCTATGAAGCAGAGGTTCAAAGGCTCAAGAAGGAACTAAGTGAGCTAGCAGAGGCGAAGGAGGCGGTTGTCAAGGCATTTGATGCTGAGAAGGTAGAAATCATGAAGGAATCAGAGGACCTCAAAAAACAGGTCGAGGAAATCCAGGCCAGTAAGGATTTGGTAATGGATGAAAATGATAGGCTTCGGTTGGAAGTTCTGACCATAGAGCAAAAATATAGCATGTTCAAAGCAGAGGTTGAGAGGCTCAAGATGGAACTAAATACCCTAGAAGAGGCAGAGAAGGTAGCTGCGAAGGCATTTGATGCTGAGAAAGCAGAAATCATGAAGGAAACAGAGGAGCTCAAGAGGAAGGTGGAGCAAATCAAGGCCAGCAAGGATTTGGCCATAGATGAAAATGATAAGCTTCGGTCGGAGGTTCAAACAGCAGTGCAGAAATATAGCATGTCTGAAGCAGAGGTTGAAAGCCTCAAGACTGAATTGGATTCACTAGTAGGGGAGAAGGAGGCAGCTGCTGAGGCATTTGATATTGAGAAGGCAGAAATCAAGAAAGAATTGGAGGACCTCAAGATAAAGGTGGAGGAAATCCAGGCCAACAAGGATTTGGTGATGAGTGAAAATGCTAAGCTTCGGTCAGAGGTTCTGACCGCACAAGAGAAGCATAGCGTGTTTGAAGCAGAAATTGAGAGCCTCAAGATGGAACTAAGTGCATTagtggaggcgaaggaggcagCTGCCAAGGCATTTGACAATGAGAAGGCAAAAATCATAAAGGAATCAGAAGACCTTATGAGAAAGGTGGTGGAAAGCCAGGCCATCAAGGAAGCAGCTGAGGAAGCAAAGCGCGACAAGGATGCTCAGGTTGATAAACTGAGGGCTGAGTTGGAGGGGCTTCATGTTTCTATGTCGCAACTGCAAGCATCCTATAACGATCTTGATACCAAAAGTTCACATTTGAATGAGGAGAAGAATTCGGTCCAGAAAGCACTGGATGCTGAAAAGGCTGAAACAGCCGTCATGAAGTCGAAAATTGAGGCACTTGAGAATTACAATACTGAAAAGGACGGTGAGATTGGCAAACTGAAAGCCGCATTGGAAGAAAAGATGGGGAAGATCGATATCCTCAGCAAGGACATTGAACTGCTACATGTCACAGCGGCTGAggagaaaaggaagaaaaagtgtGGCATTCCGGCTAATTTGTCAGCAAAGACATGCTTATCATCATGTATCCCGAAATAA